A genomic region of Hypomesus transpacificus isolate Combined female chromosome 19, fHypTra1, whole genome shotgun sequence contains the following coding sequences:
- the ss18l2 gene encoding SS18-like protein 2 — protein sequence MSVVFVPKRLRGKAKINQETIQRLLDENDQLVRCITEYMQKGRAMECVQYQQILHRNIVYLGTIADASPDLVSNSNTSDNNVEPSECNSLNGQHATVNIKDLIP from the exons ATGTCTGTAGTGTTCGTACCTAAAAGACTAAGAGGGAAAGCGAAAATCAACCAGGAAACAATACAAAGA TTATTGGACGAAAATGACCAGCTGGTGCGGTGTATAACAGAATACATGCAAAAAGGAAGAGCAATGGAATGTGTACA GTATCAACAAATATTGCATCGTAACATCGTTTATTTGGGAACAATTGCAGATGCCAGTCCGGATTTGGTTTCAAACTCAAAC ACATCCGACAATAACGTAGAACCATCAGAATGTAACTCCCTGAATGGACAGCACGCGACAGTTAACATCAAAGACTTAATTCCTTGA
- the LOC124482263 gene encoding granule associated Rac and RHOG effector protein 1-like, producing MYCCSAQESKMDYKRRFLLGGSKQKVQQHQQYQMPELSRTLSAPLASTCSAPSPMPPGVAMPGSCHPAPNATTAVADIQQGISKYLDALNVFCRASAFLTDLFSSVFRNSHYSKAAMQLKDVQEHVMEAASRLTAAIKPEIAKMLMELSAGAANFKDQNDFSLQDVEVLGRCFLTVMQVHFQFLSQALQKVQPVAQSCLAEALAQAQERRTNARSQSTGPGPLTELEEASRSWKGAAEATGRLRERGRDGCLAGLQVQQLFCSNNITIPEHQLKELNMKTDSALQAYKAALESLGHSEYALKAGFHLSPKSVESALQGCCSEAEAQQAGRMQTTSQPIQCELPTIPVQIGSHFLKGVSFNESAAENLKLKMHTMLQLIKEAVGQNGVTPRDDSPVTEVLNQVCPSSWRGACKTAVQLLFAQAGLVVVDTAQIENKEAYAPQITLEGTRVVVQVPSTWCLKEDPATMSLLQRSLDPEKTLGLVDVLYTAVFDINRWKERKEQALPTIQMQLQREIPDYGAQADLPSGNGSKASSGLPKTISKLTSKFTKKASSSSAGSGGSYSIPSTPSRSSLVAGSAEDKHKSLGQADGRLQSILQMGSLSGPPDPGQPQLANGSVSDDQGMNLPTDQEMQDVIDFLSGFNMGKSQQASPLVKRRNSVASANAAELKPPSGATPTAQAVSHGALQPPSQSQPPPQQPAQKQQQPQQQQQQQQQQQQQQQQQQQQQQQQPPPQQQPSQQTLQYYQHLLQPMVQQQQPPPQLPNQLPNQQPPPQALPQQRVPSKWLGGSSQQPPPPAPQGPPGGLSPLGPIGQWGSPGLPDLSSDLYSLGLVSTYMDSVMSEMLGQKPQGPRNNTWPNRDQNEGVFGVLGDTLPFDPAVGSDPEFARYVAGVNQAMQQKRQVQHIRRPSNARGNWPLPDEQHRTWSHPEYYSEGEAVNSSWSANQGDSASSSDETSSANGDSLFSMFSGPDLVAAVKQRRKHSCGEQDVCTLPSPPLHHLGDENNQDSKTKTWPPKAPWQHSAHTNTMPNPSSSLYQMNIPSSQWGDSMQMLQSPVWSTAGDCSPSTGISSGFPYTQQQQQQQQQQQHKPISKGFKSFPLKHEHRPSYLHQY from the exons ATGTATTGTTGCAGCGCACAGGAAAGTAAAATGGACTACAAGCGGCGCTTTTTGCTCGGCGGGTCCAAGCAGAAAgtgcagcagcaccagcagtaCCAGATGCCTGAGCTGAGCCGGACCCTCAGCgcccccctggcctccacctGCTCGGCCCCTTCTCCCATGCCCCCTGGGGTGGCCATGcctggcagctgccaccccgcTCCCAATGCCACCACGGCTGTGGCCGACATCCAGCAGGGCATCTCCAAGTATCTGGATGCGCTCAATGTGTTCTGTCGGGCCAGCGCCTTCCTCACGGACCTGTTTAGCAGCGTGTTCAGAAACTCTCACTATTCCAAAGCAGCTATGCAACTGAAGGACGTGCAGGAACACGTCATGGAGGCGGCCAGCCGGCTGACTGCAGCAATAAAGCCTGAGATAGCCAAGATGCTGATGGAGCTGAGCGCCGGGGCCGCTAACTTCAAAGACCAGAACGACTTCAGCCTGCAGGATGTGGAG GTGCTGGGCCGCTGCTTCCTGACTGTGATGCAGGTTCATTTCCAGTTCCTGTCCCAGGCCCTGCAGAAGGTCCAGCCCGTGGCCCAGTCCTGCCTGGCAGAGGCCCTGGCCCAGGCCCAAGAGCGGCGCACCAACGCCCGCTCCCAGAGCACGGGCCCTGGGCCCCTCACTGAACTGGAGGAGGCCTCTCGCTCATGGAAGGGTGCAGCAGAG GCGACAGGGCggctgagggagaggggtcGGGACGGCTGCCTGGCAGGCCTGCAGGTGCAGCAGCTCTTCTGCTCCAACAACATCACCATCCCAGAACACCAACTGAAGGAGCTCAACATGAAGACAGACAGCGCCTTACAG GCTTATAAAGCAGCGCTAGAAAGCCTTGGCCACAGTGAGTATGCACTGAAGGCTGGATTTCACCTCAGTCCCAAATCTGTGGAGTCAGCTTTGCAG ggctgCTGCAGCGAGGCTGAGGCCCAGCAGGCCGGCAGGATGCAGACCACCTCCCAGCCCATTCAGTGTGAACTGCCCACCATCCCAGTTCAGATCGGTTCCCACTTCCTGAAAGGAGTGTCCTTCAACGAGTCAGCAGCAGAGAACCTCAAACTGAAGATg cACACCATGTTGCAGCTCATTAAGGAGGCGGTGGGCCAGAACGGCGTGACTCCCAGAGACGACTCCCCCGTCACCGAGGTCCTCAACCAGGTGTGCCCTTCCAGCTGGAGAGGGGCCTGCAAGACCGCTGTGCAGCTACTGTTTGCCCAGGCGGGGCTG gTGGTTGTTGACACGGCACAGATTGAGAACAAGGAAGCCTACGCTCCCCAGATCACTCTGGAGGGAACCAGGGTGGTGGTCCAAGTGCCCTCCACTTG GTGCCTGAAGGAGGATCCGGCCACCATGTCCCTGCTGCAGCGAAGTCTGGACCCAGAGAAGACCCTGGGGCTGGTGGACGTCCTCTACACTGCTGTCTTCGACATCAACaggtggaaggagagaaa GGAGCAGGCCCTGCCCACCATTCAGATGCAGCTCCAGCGGGAGATCCCAGACTACGGCGCGCAGGCTGACCTGCCTTCCGGCAACGGCTCGAAAGCTTCCAGCGGCCTGCCCAAGACCATCTCCAAACTCACTTCCAAGTTCACCAAAAAAGCCTCTTCCAGCTCGGCAGGGAGCGGGGGCAGCTACTCCATCCCCAGCACCCCGTCTCGCAGCTCGCTGGTGGCCGGCAGCGCCGAGGACAAGCATAAGAGTCTGGGCCAGGCTGACGGGAGGCTGCAGAGCATCCTGCAGATGGGGAGCCTGTCCGGGCCCCCCGATCCGGGCCAGCCCCAGCTGGCCAACGGCTCGGTGTCGGACGACCAGGGCATGAACCTGCCCACGGACCAGGAGATGCAGGACGTCATTGACTTTCTCTCAGGATTCAACATGGGCAAGTCCCAGCAGGCCTCCCCGCTGGTCAAGAGGAGGAACTCGGTGGCGTCTGCCAACGCCGCCGAGCTGAAGCCCCCCTCCGGAGCCACTCCCACCGCCCAGGCCGTCTCCCACGGCGCCCTgcagcccccctcccagagcCAGCCCCCGCCCCAGCAGCCTGCACAGAAGCAACAGCAGccccagcagcaacaacagcaacagcaacagcagcagcagcagcagcagcagcagcagcagcagcagcagcagcagccccctCCTCAGCAGCAGCCCTCCCAGCAGACCCTGCAGTACTATCAGCATCTCCTACAGCCCATggttcagcagcagcagcctccgCCACAGCTGCCCAATCAGCTGCCCAATCAGCAGCCCCCGCCCCAGGCCCTGCCCCAGCAGAGAGTGCCAAGCAAGTGGCTGGGCGGCTCCAGCCAgcagccccctcctcctgctcctcagggGCCCCCAGGAGGGCTGTCCCCTCTGGGGCCCATTGGCCAGTGGGGCTCCCCTGGCCTGCCAGACCTGAGCTCTGACCTCTACAGCCTGGGCTTGGTCAGCACCTACATGGACAGTGTCATGTCTGAGATGCTGGGCCAGAAGCCCCAGGGACCCCGCAATAACACCTGGCCTAACAGGGACCAGAACGAGGGGGTGTTTGGAGTGTTGGGAGacaccctgccctttgaccctgCAG TCGGGTCCGACCCAGAGTTTGCGCGCTACGTCGCCGGGGTCAACCAGGCCATGCAGCAGAAACGACAGGTGCAGCACATCCGTCGGCCCAGCAACGCCCGCGGAAACTGGCCCCTCCCCGACGAGCAGCACAGGACTTGGTCACACCCAGAGTACTACAGTGAAGG GGAGGCGGTCAACAGCAGCTGGTCAGCCAATCAGGGGGATTCCGCCAGCTCCAGTGATGAGACCTCCTCAGCCAATGGGGACAGCCTGTTCTCCATGTTTTCTGGGCCCGACCTCGTAGCAGCCGTTAAACAAAGAAG AAAGCACAGCTGTGGGGAGCAGGACGTGTGCacgctcccctcccctcccctccatcacctgggagatgaaaacaaccag GACAGCAAGACAAAGACCTGGCCACCAAAGGCGCCCTGGCAACACTCGGCCCACACCAACACCATGCCCAATCCAAGCTCTTCCTTGTACCAGATGAacatcccctcctcccagtgGGGCGACTCCATGCAGATGTTACAGTCTCCAGTGTGGTCCACTGCCGGCGActgctccccctccacaggCATCTCCTCCGGCTTCCCCTacacccagcagcagcagcagcagcaacagcagcaacagcacaAACCCATCAGCAAGGGCTTCAAATCCTTCCCCCTCAAACACGAGCACAGGCCCTCCTACCTGCACCAGTACTGA